ACTCCCATAACTCCTTATACCAACAAAGTAGCAATTTACCCTCCATAACTGGAAATGCCCTCTTCTCCCAGGAACATTCTTGCTCCTTTTCAAGATACTGTCTGTTCCAGAAGGCAATGATTCTCTACAAGACTTCCTGGAATCTAACCTAACTGTACGCCTAATAATTTTATATACATACCTCCCTGTCCTACCATCCTTTTCCATCTCTCAAAACCTATCCAATCGACTGTATtaaaatctctcaccatttaaaaaagctCAATCATATGCCCACAAAACCTGCATTTCTCGAAATAACCTTAACTCTTGGGTGGGAGAGGATCGTGTTTAAAATATCAGGATTGAGTAACCCAAGCCCATTTACTCCTGTTTAAAATTTAACAAACACAAATCAGGATAAGCCCTAATTAACATTCAAAAGTTGCGGCCCAGTGACATCATCAGCACTCCGAATTATATTTAACAGTAAGTGAAGGGGGAGGCCCAAGatgtggaattcccagccgcagatCCTCGATGGGAGTTGCCGACTGGTCAAGGTAAGTGCTGGAGATCAGCTCCTTTTAGCATTctttgtgggccaagaggagcaagagtgctccaTCCAGGCCTCACAAGAAAGCCTTTGGCCTCACCCAGCACTTATGTCCTCACTCTACCCACCCCACCAGATGAGGCACTGCCATTAAGCCTCCACgaccctggccttgctgggttttcCCCATGCTACCACGCTCCCCCACACCCGTGTTAATATTGGGACCTTGTTGGAGTCTATCCTGATAGGGCTCGAGCCCTAAGGCGAGGCTATCATTCTGCTTAACCTCTTCTGCACCTTCTGCAGACCCTCAATATTCATCATGATGTGCagaaatcatgggcccaagtttccaccctctATAAGAACAGTACACCTCCATAAAGGTGCGATGACTTTCGAGAATAAAAACAgctccgaaaacttaccttgtgattctgtgagctcctcaggacgtcttcgtgctcggcgtggcgcaacaCAAGGGGtcgtgggcggagccaggtcccggcactgaaaacagtaccgggacctctgcacgtgcgcgctagagtgcgcgcgcatgtgcagtagctcctcgcccccgaggctgcgtgggaggtgcCCAAAGCACGccggccctagccctggctgaatgaggTCCTCGggtgaagatcgggactcgggcctcGCACActtcctcccgttcagctcccgcccccccccactcccccctcccattcagctcccgctaCCCCTCCCTCCCGGTCagctcctgcccctcccccctcccattcagctcccgctaCCCCTCCCTCCCGGTcagctcccgccccccccaccctccttcccgctcaactcctccccccgccccgctccagttcagctcccgctccccttccccctcccgttcagccgttcCCGCTCCTCTCCTCTCCTGCCCTCCCTCCACAATATCGGCGGGGCCCACTTGCCCGGCATCTTGCAGGggtcgggccccgcccaaagtcttcggcagcatctgcgttgtcggcggcggcggcggggcccactcagcctcccccctcctctccctctgccccccttcctctcccccaccttcccctcccccccgccccgttcctcgcccccattcccctccctctaCCCTCCTACCCCCCACACCCTCCACCCCCCTCACTCCtcgccccccaccctcctctcttcccctcctctacccttctctcctccccccctccttctcttctccccctccttctctgatcctctccccctcccttctctcctctcctccccctcactctcgctgtcagaaacagagatactgacactgacagagagagagagagataccggcagagccagagagagagagagagagaaagaaaaaggagagagagagagacactggggggtgggggggggggggggtattggagGGCTCCTAGTGCtgtagtaggtgagtagaaacttaattttttatttattgattgattttttaccttttaatttttttgattgatttatttataatttattattgatgatggctctttatttgtaaaagtgaaatgtttaatgtttgtaaacttccctctttccccccatctctagattccctacgcctgatttataagtgtaggcaaggtttttctgagcatacaaaaatctacacttactccattcaaagttagtttggagtaagttttcactgtctaaacttgcaaaacaggcgcaagtggctggaaactgttctaaaatgaaactattctaactgactaaaactagagcaaactaaatgccgagaattgcaatttctaagatgctccattctaaactagttgctccaaaaaaataggagcaacgcaggccgaaacttgagcccagtgCGCAAAAATTCCAAGTATAGACATACCAAACCTCAAATAGCTTAAATATAGTACTCTGTGTTTTATACTTAATGGTCCTAGCAATACGATCTAATGTGCCATTCCCCTTCCCTGCAGCCACCTAATGCTGCTTTTGTTCTTTCAATGAGCTATTGCCTACAGGTCTCTTTCTTATTCCTTTACCTTTAACAGACACTTCTGCAGAGTATAAATATGCTTGGAGTTTCCCAAACCTAAATGTATTACACTGCACTTGTCCAGTTTGAAGGACATCTGCCACATAGGCCCATTCTCCTAATGAACATCAGAGGCTAACATCGCGAGAGGAGCGGCATGGGAGTGCACAGGGTGGCGGCAGTGACTGGGAGCAGCGGCAGAACATCGGAGgctagcatcgcgagaggagcgatGCGGGAGCACACAGGGCAGCGGCAGCGACTGGGAGTAGCGGCAGAATGGTTCAGGTGCaggggccgaaggtaaaacaaagaagtagaaagaaatcgaagggtgacgtcacagccaagtggataAATGATTGgccggtggattggtgagtatttaattttttctttttttaaatttcctTATCAGTCGCTAACCTTCGAcagtgttgccaaattaagttaatctaagggttaagtcatggcaggagagcccagacccatgtcatgcttctcctatactatgtgggaagccagggacgcttccagtgtccctgacgactacatgtgcagttagtgcatcctgctgcagctcctgacagactacattgcggcactggagctgcgcatggattcactctggagcattcacgatgctgaggatgtcgtgaatagcacgtttagtgagttggtcacactgcaggtaaaggttactcaggcagataaggaatgggtgaccatcaggcagagcagtggaaggaaggtagtgcaggggtcccctgtggtcatccccctccaaaacagatacactgccttgggtgctgttggggggggtgggatgactcatcaggggatggcagcagcagccgccaagttcatggcaccatgggtggctctgctgcacaggaggataggaaaaagagtgggagagcaatagtgataggggattctattgtaaggggaatagatagatgtttctgcagccgcaatcgagattccaggacgggtgcaagggtgaaggatgtctcggagtggctgcaggacattttggagggggagggtgaacagccagttgtcgtggtgcatacaggtaccaacaatataggtaaaaaacgggatgaggtcctattagctgaatttagggagctaggagttaaattaaaaagcaggaactcaaaagttagtaaactcaggattgctaccagtgtcatgtgctcgtcagagtaggaattgcaggatagctaagataaatacgtggcttgaggagtggtgcaggagggagggattcaaattcccaggacattggaaccggttctgggaaggtgggaccagtgcaaactggacagtcggcagctgggcaggaccagaaccgatgtcctagggggagcgtttggtagtgctgttggggaggggttaaactaataaggcagggggatgggaacctattcagggagacagagggaagtaaaatgggggcagaagcaaaagatagaaagaagaaaagtaaaagtggagggcagagaaacccaaggcaaaaatcaaaaagggccacattacagcaaatgtctaaagggacaaagtgtgttaaaaagacaagcctgaaggcgctgtgcttcaatgcgaggagtattcgtaataaggtggacaaattaactgtgcaggcagctattaacggatatggTATAatggggattatggagacatggctccagggggaccaaggctgggaactcaacatccagggatattcaatattcaggaaggatagacagaaaggaaatggaggtgcggtagcattgctggttaaagaggtgattaacacaatagtaaggaaggacattagcttggatgatgtgaaatctgtatgggtagagctgcggaataccaaagggtagaaaacgctagttgtgtacagaccaccaaacagtagtagtgaggttggggacagcatcaaacaagaaattagggatgcgtgcaataaaggtacagcagttatcatgggcaactttaatctacatatagattaagctaacctaactggtagcaatgcggtggagaaggatttcctggagtgggtttgggatggttttctagaccaatatgtcgaggaaccaactaaagggctggctattctagactgagtgatgtgtaacgagagaggactaattagcaatcttgttgtgccaggcaccttggggaagagtgaccataatatggtagaattctttattaaaatggagagtgacagttaagttcaggtccctagtctctgaattaaggaaaggtaacttcgatggtatgagacatgaattggctagaatagactggcgaatgatacttaaaggcttgacggtggataggcaatggcaaacatttaaagatcacatgcatgaacttcaacaattgtacatccctgtctggagtaaaaataaaacagggaaggtggctcaacgatggctaacaagggaaattagggatagtgttaaatccaaggaagaggcatataaattggccagaaaaagcagcaaacctgaggactgggagaaatttagaagtcagcagaggaggacaaaaggttttattaggagagggaaaatagagtatgagaggaagcttgctaggaacataaaaactgactccaaaaacttctacagatatgtgaagagaaaaagattagtgaagacaaatgtaggtcccttgcagtcggaatcaggtgaatttataatggggaataaagaaatggcagactaattgaacaaatacttttgtgtcttccttcgtgaagacagaaccaataaccttccagaaatactaggggacagagggtctagcgagaaggaggaactgaaggaaatccttattcgtcaggaaattgataggattgaaagccgataaatccctggggcctgatgggccactttcttaagtactctgggatgcagacttagaaatagtggtgcattggtgatcattttccaacagtctatcgactctggatcagttcctatggactggagggtagctaatgtaacaccactttttaagaaaggagggagagagaaaacggggaattatagaccggttagcctgacatcagtagtggggaaaatgttggaatcaattattaaagatgaaatagcagcgcattttgaaagcagtgacaggatcggtccaagtcagcatggatttatgaaagggaaatcatgttcgacaatcttctagaattttttgaggatgtaactagtagagtggacaagggagaaccagtggatgtggtgtatttagactttcaaaaggcttttgacagggtcccgcacaagagattagtgtgcaaaatcaaagcacatggtattgggggtaatgtacagacatggatagagaactggttggcagacaggaagcagagagtcgggataaacggatccttttcagaatggcaggcagtgactagcggggtgccgcagggttcagtgctgggaccccagctatttacaatatacatcaaggatttagatgaagcgattgagtgtaatatctccaaatttgcagatgacactaagctgggtggcggtgtgaggaggatgctaagaggctgcccgTGTGGAGAGCGGCACCGAGGGGAGCAGCCATGGCGTACCGCGGGCAGGCGCCGAAAGTGCAGAAAGTGACGGTGCAACCTATCAATCTTATGTTCAGATACCTTCAGAACCGATCCAGAATCCAAGTCTGGTTATATGAGCAAGTCAGCATGAGGATAGAAGGCTGTATAATTGGGTTTGGTGAACATATGGACCTTGTATTGGATGATGCAGAGGAAATTCACATGAAATCAAAAGCAAGAAAACCGCTGGGTCGCGTTATGCTGAAAGGGGATAACATCACCTTACTACAGAGCGTTCACACCTAGGAGTGGCATCACTGGAATTTCATTTTCTATATTGCAAATAACTTCCAACTGTTTTGGTAGCATTTTGAATACTGGTTGTCGGTCTCGTGGCTAAACATATTACATTGTGACTTTTTGTACCTAAGTAATGATTTTCTGAAATAAAATCATAACCAACAATCCTTTCGTATTGGTCACAGTTGAAGATGAAAAaaaaaagaggctgcagggtgacttgggcaggttagatgagtgggcaaatacagtataaagtgcataaatgtgaggttatccactttggtggcaaaaacatgaaggcagaatattacctgaatggcggcagattaggaaaaggggaggtgcaacgagacctgggtgtcatggtacatcagtcattgaaggttggcatgcaggtacagcaggcagtgaaagcggcaaatggcatgttgcccttcctagctaggggatttaagtgtaggagcagggaggtcttactgcagctgtacagagccatggttaggccttacctggaatactgtgttcagttttggtctcctaatctgaagaaggacgttcttgctattgagggagtacagcgaaggttcaccagactgattcccgggactgtcatatgaggagagactggttcaactgggcctgtattcactggagtttagaagaatgagaggggatctcatagaaacataaaattctgacctgactggacaggttagatgcagcaagaatgttcctgatgttgggggagtccagaaccagggaacacagtctacggataaggggtaagctatttaggaccgagatgaagagaaacttcttcactcagagttgttaacctgtggaattctctaccgcagagagttgttgatgccagtttgtcagctatattcaagaggaagttagatatggcccttacggctaaagggatcaaggggtatggagagaaagcaggaaaggggtagtgaggtgaatgatcagccatgatcttattgaatggtggtgcaggctcgaagggccgaatggcctactcctgcacctattttctgtttctatgtatctaaatTGGCATGCAACCTTTTAATTTTGTGTAATCTGTTAATTTACTAATGGTTCTTTTAATGcccttgatagagaattcaaacaggctgcatttagacaggctgtgaaaattcacagacaacaagtcagagatgctacgtgagtgggagcatgttgcattaagtcatcaatcaacttgacattttaggaccttgggtagcgagccaattaaaaggttaaaagactattaattgagccaataaggtcaaagaaggcgagttcttttctgtaaattgatccaggtataagtacagccattttgaccatgtggtctcagaaggacaaagacctggcttaaagccaagagcttgttgctgtctgccaaaaataaagtgacattaaaggagttcgtatttcattcgaaattaagagatctaacagccctCATCCAATTCTTTAATAAAAATGATGAACAGCAATGGTCCCAATATAGAGCCATATGGAACTTTGCTCATGACCAGGTTCCAATCAGATCCATTCCCATTAATGGCAACTGTCTACTTATGAGAGTTCAACCAAATACCCATCTGTTTCATTATCATTTGATCTAATCTTTCCAACCTTCGATGCAGAACTTGATCAAAGGATTTTTGGAAATCAAATTTCAGAGCACCAAGAAAACTACCATCATTCACAATTCTGTTTCACTTCCTCAAAAAACTTAATTagttttggacttccagaaggcatttgacaaggtgccacataaaagattactgcacaagataaagttcacggggttggggggtagtatattagcgtggatagaggattggctaattaacagaacagagagtcgggataaatggttcattctctggttggtaaccagtaactagtggggtgccgcagggatcagtgctgggaccccaactatttacaagctatattaacgacttggaagaagggaccgagtgtaacgtagccaagtttgctgacggtacaaagatgggaggaaaagcaatgtgtgaggaggacacaataaatatgcaaaaggacatagacaggttaagtgagtgggcaaaaatttggcagatggagtataatgttggaaaatgtgaagtcatgcactttggcagaaaaaaaaatcaaagagcaagctattatttaaatggagaaagattgcaaaatgctgcagtgcagctggaccttggggtacttgtgcatgaaacacaaaaggataatatgaaggtacagcaagtgatcaggaaggccaatggtatcttggcctttattgcaaaggggatggcgtataaaagcagggaaggcttactacagctatataagttattggtgaggccacacctggaatactacgtgcagttttggtttccatatttacgaaaggatatacttgctttggaggcagttcagagaagtgtcactaggttgattccggggatgaggggattgacttatgaggaaagtttgagtaggttgggcctctattcattggaattcagaagaatgagaggtgatcttatcgaaatgtataagattatgagggggcttgacaaggtggatgcagagaggatgtttccactgatggggggagactagaactagagggtacgatcttagaataaggggccgctcatttaaaacagagatggagaaatttcctcttagggttgtaaatctgtggaattcgctgcctcagagagctgtggaaactgggacattgaataaatttaagacagaaatatagtttcttaaacaataaggggataaggggttatggggagcgggcggggaagtggagctgagtccatgatcagatcagccatgatcttattgaatggcagagcaggctcaaggggccactccttttcctatttcttatgttcttatgttaagttaaTCATTTACAGTAGCTTTTCTATGACTGATACACTTTAAATTCTCCGGGTATAATTTTTCCAATTCTTAATTAATGGAAGCATAGGAGCCTCCCCACATTTAATGGCAGCCAGCCAAGAGCTCGGAGTTATTGAATAGATAAGTCCGTGACTAACAATCTCCCTCACTGCCTCAAGCACTATGTGGTAAATCAAATCAAGGACAACAGGATAATCAGGTTTAAGTGCCTTAATTTTAGCCAATAAAAATGCCACCTTATATTTGACAGAGTTATCAAAGGGTTACAAGTACAGGGTAGTGCAAAATGTAAACAAAAGTCTGTTTTGACAAATTGTTGATCAGCATGCTCAGCAGCAAACAAGATCTTGGGAACTAATGTAAATATTGTTATCCTTCTCTTTTATATTTGTTACATAACTTTTCAATGCATTTTCAGGAATTATGAACACTACGGCCCATAGAAGCAAAGCTGTTCGCCACTGGCCCTGAAGTAAGCTTCCGACAAAGATCTCAAAATCTCTGTCCTGAGAAGTTTGGATTTTCCGACGCTTAATTGAAATCAAAGCAAGTTAATGGGAAATCCTTAACACGAGCTTCTGTGACTTCAACaagctgcctaagcagccaatcaaactgcagaattctcagacagcaaaccaggaagtgggtaagctcctttgcttctaacttttaaaaatgttGAGAGAggatctcacatggggaaaaggcaaacctgaaataaagatgaacaaatgttaaaaaaatacgctgttaaaatcccagCTGCACCTAATCCAAAAAGGTCCAACTTTTAATTGGCTATTTAAAGCGTGGAAGAGCCGAAAGGTTTGCAGGTTCCAGGATTTGACCAATGACACTGGTGCCAGctctgtgggggaggggtggcgcacagcgcagcctgtggaggaacggtgaatgacagaccgcaactttgggatttccGCGTTAGGCTGCACATGAGCTAAATCCtggttatggtcagtttcaaaggcaaaaaGATGGTCAATGTTGCCAGTTCCAGGCCAAGATATCTCTAATCAAATCATGTGAAGGCAGTCTGCCGACATGGAGCTGAGATAAATGCAAGCACGGGTCATAGATAAGACGAGCTGAGGCCACTTTTCTCCTCTGGAGTCGGGGCAAAGGAGCCTTACAAGTGCTCAGTGAAGGAAGGCAAATCCAAATGTTGATCATTGGGGCCGGAGGATATTGCTACTCAGGATTAGAAGGAAAGGGAAAGATCTGGATTGCTGCTGAGTCAGGGAACAGATGGAAATATTGGGGAGCATCAATATTGCTGGCTAAGTATGGGGTCAGGGAGCAAGGGGGCTGCAATGTTGTT
Above is a window of Pristiophorus japonicus isolate sPriJap1 chromosome 16, sPriJap1.hap1, whole genome shotgun sequence DNA encoding:
- the LOC139227058 gene encoding small nuclear ribonucleoprotein E-like, with product MAYRGQAPKVQKVTVQPINLMFRYLQNRSRIQVWLYEQVSMRIEGCIIGFGEHMDLVLDDAEEIHMKSKARKPLGRVMLKGDNITLLQSVHT